From one Bacteriovorax sp. BAL6_X genomic stretch:
- a CDS encoding AAA family ATPase, with protein MTNNSQILEHILDVQREAKKIQHYFQEPQAVIDFINNMDKELIVSLTNIYRDKGVNRKGKLRMVNAVRLEVLLRLQKRETITIELVNNMMDNIRDNNTKLFINSPSDTRQAIKEFKEKKRDSFSNWKKPARMFNTFYFHEEVESKINNHLENIGNFLKEQSGLKDYSYHYNNFKGSTQFGSERCWIALYPTESTKHKHAYQLFLSIRGDAFHSGIATGSNVKINKDNFEEFHSAEQAIENIWKHKEELLSYNDNISLKEPLKGEKEHQLEEEIEEEAESVYDFELALETMFLGENKLKSIIDALNIKKNIILQGPPGVGKTFIAQKIAWLFNGTKDTSVTEMVQFHQSYSYEDFIQGIRPNKDGTFEVRDGVFYNFCKTASKNKNKKFFFIIDEINRGNLSKIFGELMMLLESDKRFEEYSIKLTYSEDDESFFIPDNVYVIGTMNTADRSLAMVDFALRRRFAFISLSPEYQSKKFHSHLIDNGVPSDVANMIVQRMTSLNEKIINKYKQLGEGFAIGHSFFSSLPEDIPYNFKWYQSVIKTEIAPLLREYWFDNEATATQEIEELLRAG; from the coding sequence ATGACCAACAATAGCCAAATCTTAGAGCATATTCTTGATGTACAGAGAGAAGCAAAAAAGATTCAACACTATTTTCAAGAACCTCAAGCAGTAATCGATTTTATCAACAATATGGATAAGGAGCTTATAGTAAGTCTTACTAACATATACAGAGATAAAGGCGTAAATAGAAAAGGAAAGCTTAGGATGGTAAATGCTGTTCGGCTGGAGGTTTTACTACGTCTCCAGAAAAGAGAGACTATTACTATAGAACTTGTTAATAACATGATGGATAATATTCGAGATAATAATACCAAATTATTTATAAATTCTCCTAGCGACACAAGACAAGCTATTAAAGAGTTCAAAGAAAAAAAAAGAGATTCTTTCTCTAATTGGAAAAAGCCTGCGAGAATGTTTAATACCTTCTACTTCCATGAAGAAGTAGAATCTAAAATTAACAACCACCTCGAAAATATTGGGAACTTTTTAAAAGAGCAGTCAGGGCTCAAAGACTATAGTTATCACTACAACAACTTCAAAGGCTCTACACAATTCGGCTCAGAACGCTGCTGGATAGCTCTCTACCCTACTGAATCAACAAAACATAAACATGCTTACCAGCTTTTTCTCAGCATACGAGGAGATGCTTTTCATTCAGGTATCGCAACAGGTTCAAATGTTAAGATCAACAAAGATAACTTTGAAGAATTTCATTCAGCAGAACAGGCTATCGAAAATATATGGAAACACAAAGAAGAACTACTTTCCTACAATGACAATATATCACTTAAGGAACCCCTAAAAGGAGAAAAGGAGCATCAACTCGAAGAGGAGATTGAAGAAGAAGCAGAATCAGTATATGACTTTGAACTGGCCCTTGAAACTATGTTTTTAGGAGAAAACAAGCTTAAATCAATTATAGATGCTTTAAATATTAAAAAGAATATTATTCTTCAAGGGCCACCGGGTGTTGGGAAAACATTCATCGCACAAAAAATCGCTTGGCTCTTTAACGGGACTAAAGATACAAGTGTCACTGAAATGGTTCAGTTTCATCAATCATACTCTTATGAAGACTTTATTCAAGGAATTCGACCTAATAAAGATGGAACTTTTGAAGTAAGAGACGGTGTTTTTTACAACTTTTGCAAAACTGCTAGTAAAAATAAAAATAAAAAGTTCTTCTTTATTATTGATGAAATAAACAGAGGGAACCTTTCTAAAATATTTGGTGAACTTATGATGCTACTTGAATCAGATAAAAGGTTTGAAGAATATTCAATAAAGCTCACTTATTCAGAAGATGATGAATCTTTCTTCATACCTGATAATGTCTACGTCATTGGTACGATGAATACAGCAGACAGATCACTTGCGATGGTTGATTTTGCACTTAGACGACGATTTGCTTTTATTTCTCTATCACCAGAATACCAAAGTAAAAAGTTTCACAGTCATCTTATTGACAATGGTGTGCCAAGCGATGTCGCAAATATGATAGTGCAAAGAATGACCAGTTTGAATGAAAAAATAATTAACAAATACAAACAACTGGGAGAAGGTTTTGCTATCGGACATAGCTTTTTCTCATCACTTCCTGAGGATATACCATATAATTTTAAATGGTATCAATCAGTAATAAAAACAGAAATCGCACCACTCCTGCGAGAGTATTGGTTTGATAATGAGGCTACAGCAACACAAGAGATTGAAGAACTTCTACGAGCTGGTTAA
- a CDS encoding Eco57I restriction-modification methylase domain-containing protein, protein MGALLKTNAHVVDVLGNVIGRDQPILRMEKAVEMVSLIGKENFMNKDVVFFDPFCKAGELLLSCAYQSCLSLLKEESRLMNTQEIFEEIFMSKRYYALAPDERHHKLSLRTFLGNENSHRDEFNHVIRNGNYLSEVDGTLNRAVFKKEFEDMINYIKKDSGAKKIIAVGNPPYQESDSGFGGSARAIYNHFVEALMDSDDIDEFVVVIPSRWFAVGKGVDKFRERILASSEIKSLHYFSKSKTVFPTVDVLGGVCFFHYSSSHSGKTSFVEGDVVSKIDISQFDIIPDDPKAYSIINKIMSNHNVFINEIAWSRNPYGLPSTFFRDNEEADSNDVNSIKCYSRGRKIKLTTTNEIRKNNDKVNFYKVVIPSAYAPGSKTGVRRVTLPVNQFFILNKDEITTETYSVIDIFKTKTEAERFVKYLQTDFARYLLGLRKITQHIPKDRWAWVPYLDMKSEWTDEKLFEKFNLTSSEIANIKKKVEEWS, encoded by the coding sequence ATGGGGGCTTTATTAAAGACTAATGCACATGTTGTAGATGTTTTAGGTAATGTTATTGGTCGAGATCAGCCAATTCTTAGGATGGAGAAAGCTGTAGAGATGGTTTCCCTTATAGGTAAAGAAAACTTTATGAACAAAGATGTAGTTTTCTTTGATCCTTTCTGTAAAGCAGGGGAACTCTTGCTCTCCTGTGCGTATCAGTCCTGCCTAAGTCTATTGAAGGAAGAATCCAGATTAATGAATACTCAAGAGATATTTGAAGAAATTTTCATGTCCAAAAGGTATTATGCATTAGCACCAGATGAACGTCATCATAAACTTAGTTTAAGAACATTTTTAGGTAATGAAAATTCTCATCGGGATGAATTTAATCATGTAATTAGAAATGGGAATTATTTATCAGAAGTTGATGGGACACTAAACAGAGCAGTATTTAAAAAGGAGTTTGAAGATATGATTAACTATATTAAAAAAGATTCGGGTGCTAAAAAGATAATCGCTGTGGGTAACCCTCCTTATCAAGAGTCTGATTCTGGTTTTGGTGGAAGTGCAAGAGCAATTTATAATCATTTTGTTGAGGCCTTAATGGATTCTGATGATATTGATGAGTTTGTGGTTGTTATACCATCTAGGTGGTTTGCAGTGGGGAAAGGGGTTGATAAGTTTCGAGAAAGGATTCTCGCATCATCTGAAATAAAGTCCTTACACTATTTCAGCAAGTCGAAGACGGTATTTCCAACTGTTGATGTTCTTGGAGGAGTTTGTTTTTTTCATTATTCTAGTTCTCATAGTGGAAAGACATCATTTGTTGAAGGTGATGTGGTTTCTAAGATAGATATTTCTCAGTTTGATATTATTCCAGATGATCCAAAAGCATACTCTATTATTAATAAAATTATGAGTAATCATAATGTGTTTATTAATGAGATTGCATGGAGTCGAAACCCATACGGACTTCCTAGTACTTTCTTTAGAGATAACGAAGAGGCAGATAGTAATGATGTTAATTCAATTAAATGTTATTCAAGAGGAAGGAAAATTAAACTGACAACGACGAATGAGATTCGTAAAAACAATGATAAGGTCAATTTTTATAAGGTAGTGATCCCGTCTGCTTATGCCCCAGGTTCGAAAACAGGAGTGAGAAGAGTAACACTTCCTGTGAATCAGTTTTTTATTTTAAATAAAGATGAAATCACGACGGAAACTTATAGTGTCATTGATATTTTTAAAACAAAGACTGAGGCTGAAAGGTTTGTTAAGTATTTACAAACTGACTTTGCAAGATACCTGTTGGGACTAAGAAAAATTACTCAACATATACCAAAGGACAGATGGGCATGGGTACCTTATTTAGATATGAAGAGTGAATGGACTGATGAGAAGCTCTTTGAGAAATTTAACCTTACATCTTCTGAAATTGCAAATATTAAGAAAAAGGTCGAGGAGTGGTCTTAG